A region from the Stutzerimonas stutzeri genome encodes:
- the mapR gene encoding GntR family transcriptional regulator MpaR (MapR regulates genes involved in Pseudomonas quinolone signal (PQS) production and anthranilate metabolism), producing MKRYERFAEEIAELIRSGLLAPGERVPSVRHASRTYGISPATVFQAYYQLEDRGLIQARARSGYFVREHAKRPLPEPEISPRLSETTDVAVSELVFSVLASLRDPDTVPFGSAFPSPDLFPLQRLARSMAQTVRDMQASDVVADMTSGNPALCRQIALRYMLGGVMLPMEELVITTGAMEALNLCLQVVTEPGDLVAIEAPAFYATLQVLERLKLKAVEIPVHPRDGIDLGSLASSLANLPIKACWFMSSLQNPLGASMTEASKQALYDLLRHHQVPLIEDDVYAELYFTREPPKPVKSYDRDGLVMHCGSFSKSLAPGYRIGWVAGGRYSERISRLKLMTTLSPSLPAQAAIADYLQNGGYDRHLRKLRHALERQQSEMLAAAARHFPASTRVTRPNGGYFLWFEFPEQVDSLKLLQLALAQGISLAPGPIFSATRRFGNCARLNHGYPWNARSEAAMALLGRMLRSF from the coding sequence ATGAAACGCTACGAGAGATTTGCCGAAGAGATCGCCGAGCTGATCCGCAGTGGTCTGCTGGCGCCGGGCGAACGTGTGCCTTCGGTGCGCCACGCCAGCCGCACCTACGGCATCAGCCCCGCCACCGTGTTTCAGGCGTATTACCAGCTGGAGGATCGCGGCCTGATCCAGGCGCGAGCGCGCTCGGGCTATTTCGTCCGCGAACACGCCAAGCGTCCGCTGCCCGAGCCGGAAATCAGCCCGCGCCTGAGCGAGACTACGGACGTGGCCGTCAGCGAACTGGTGTTCTCGGTACTGGCCTCGCTGCGCGACCCGGATACCGTGCCCTTCGGCTCGGCCTTTCCCAGTCCGGACCTGTTTCCCCTGCAGCGCCTGGCGCGCTCGATGGCGCAAACCGTGCGCGACATGCAGGCGAGCGATGTGGTCGCCGACATGACCAGCGGCAACCCGGCGCTATGCAGGCAAATCGCCCTGCGCTACATGCTCGGTGGTGTGATGCTGCCAATGGAGGAGCTGGTGATTACCACCGGCGCCATGGAGGCGCTGAACCTGTGCCTGCAGGTCGTCACCGAGCCCGGCGATCTGGTGGCCATCGAAGCGCCCGCCTTCTACGCCACGCTGCAGGTGCTCGAAAGGCTAAAGCTCAAAGCCGTCGAAATCCCGGTGCATCCGCGCGACGGCATCGACCTGGGCAGTCTGGCCAGCAGCCTGGCCAACCTGCCGATCAAGGCCTGCTGGTTCATGAGCAGCCTGCAGAATCCGCTCGGCGCAAGCATGACCGAAGCCAGCAAGCAGGCCCTTTACGACCTGCTGCGACACCACCAGGTGCCGCTGATCGAAGACGACGTCTACGCCGAGCTCTACTTCACCCGCGAGCCGCCCAAACCGGTCAAAAGCTACGACCGCGACGGGCTGGTGATGCACTGCGGCTCGTTCTCCAAGAGCCTGGCGCCGGGCTACCGGATCGGCTGGGTAGCCGGGGGGCGCTATTCCGAGCGCATCAGCCGGCTCAAGCTGATGACCACTTTATCTCCTTCGCTACCGGCCCAGGCCGCCATTGCCGACTACCTGCAAAACGGCGGCTACGACCGACATCTGCGCAAACTGCGCCATGCCCTGGAGCGTCAACAGAGCGAAATGCTCGCCGCTGCCGCCCGGCACTTTCCGGCGAGCACTCGGGTGACCCGCCCCAACGGGGGCTATTTCCTGTGGTTCGAATTCCCCGAGCAAGTGGACTCGCTCAAGCTGCTGCAACTGGCCCTCGCCCAGGGCATCAGCCTCGCACCCGGGCCGATCTTCTCGGCAACGCGGCGCTTCGGAAACTGCGCGCGGCTTAACCACGGCTATCCGTGGAACGCGCGCAGCGAAGCAGCGATGGCTTTGCTTGGCCGGATGCTCCGCTCCTTCTGA